A genomic window from Aureibacillus halotolerans includes:
- the psiE gene encoding phosphate-starvation-inducible protein PsiE has protein sequence MRSAKPHFASVFLQRILNVMLFILGLILSLFLIRKTLFLIDSLLVQNEIVSYYYLVEGIVVYFLFFEFITLIVQYFKSDFHFPLRYFIYIGITAIVRLIIINHEEPETTLLYTLSILTLSLSLLVTSIVTERKSD, from the coding sequence ATTCGCAGCGCAAAACCGCATTTCGCGTCTGTTTTTTTACAGCGTATTTTAAATGTGATGTTGTTTATTTTAGGGTTAATCCTGTCGCTTTTTTTGATTCGAAAGACGTTGTTTCTCATCGACAGTCTGCTTGTACAAAATGAAATCGTCTCCTATTATTATTTGGTGGAAGGTATTGTTGTTTATTTTTTATTTTTTGAGTTTATTACGCTTATCGTGCAATATTTTAAGTCTGATTTTCATTTCCCATTGCGCTATTTTATCTATATTGGCATCACCGCCATTGTTCGTTTAATCATCATTAACCACGAGGAACCAGAGACAACGTTGCTTTATACGCTTTCCATCCTGACGCTTTCTTTGTCGCTGCTAGTGACCTCGATTGTGACGGAGAGGAAGAGTGATTGA
- a CDS encoding helix-turn-helix domain-containing protein — protein sequence MDQIYRKIRDLRQRNKMTLKDLSDRTSLSVSFLSQIERGSSSLAIHSLQKIAEAFEVNIGYFFEEQDRYNYVMRQSQKKPFQIKGFESEYIRLNGEFTNRSLAPFEIIMKPHQKKTNTFTHPGEEFYYVLEGAMIYTLDDKEYYLKKGESIHFPSTIPHYGENPLDKETKLLCVITPVIF from the coding sequence ATGGACCAAATATACAGAAAAATACGTGATCTCAGACAAAGGAACAAGATGACGTTAAAGGATTTAAGTGATCGGACCTCTTTGTCTGTCAGCTTTCTTTCTCAAATTGAACGAGGGTCCTCCTCCCTTGCAATTCATTCACTACAAAAAATAGCAGAAGCTTTTGAAGTGAACATAGGCTACTTTTTTGAGGAACAGGATCGGTACAACTACGTAATGAGACAATCTCAGAAGAAACCATTTCAGATCAAAGGCTTTGAATCAGAGTACATTCGATTAAACGGGGAATTTACTAATCGATCCCTCGCACCCTTTGAAATTATCATGAAGCCTCATCAAAAAAAGACAAACACATTTACACATCCTGGAGAAGAATTTTATTACGTCCTTGAGGGAGCCATGATCTATACGCTTGACGACAAGGAATACTACCTTAAAAAAGGAGAATCTATTCATTTCCCTTCGACGATCCCTCACTATGGGGAGAATCCTCTAGACAAAGAAACCAAATTATTATGTGTAATTACTCCGGTCATCTTCTAA
- a CDS encoding ABC transporter ATP-binding protein — MNPLLKVHELSVGFQSDQGVVKAIEDVSFEVHKGQTLCIVGESGSGKSVTSMSIMRLIDYENGVLLGGDIEFNGESLSTKSQDSMRKIRGNQMSMIFQEPMTALNPVFSVGKQIVESLRLQNKRLSKSESWAKAVELLQQVGISEPHIRVKQFPHELSGGMRQRVMIAIALASNPQLLIADEPTTALDVTIQSQILHLLAELKETTGMSMILITHDIGVAAEISDRIVVMYAGTIVEEGDVFDIFEQPKHPYTVGLFESVPVVDGERKPSLPSIPGTIPSLANLPEGCRFHPRCPYATEQCVRSSPPLVTLSEGRKVACFHHDIVDHQNSLTKTKKEVVQDE; from the coding sequence TTGAACCCACTTTTAAAGGTTCACGAACTCTCTGTTGGTTTTCAATCAGATCAAGGCGTTGTTAAAGCGATAGAAGATGTATCGTTCGAGGTTCATAAAGGCCAAACCCTCTGTATTGTTGGGGAGTCTGGTAGTGGAAAAAGCGTGACTTCGATGTCTATTATGCGCCTCATCGACTATGAAAATGGTGTGCTATTGGGTGGAGATATTGAGTTTAATGGAGAGTCACTCTCAACCAAAAGCCAAGACAGCATGCGAAAAATTCGAGGAAATCAAATGTCAATGATCTTTCAAGAGCCGATGACCGCACTAAACCCTGTCTTCTCTGTCGGAAAACAAATTGTTGAGTCACTCCGTTTACAAAACAAGCGTCTTTCCAAATCTGAGTCATGGGCTAAGGCGGTGGAGTTGCTTCAACAGGTCGGCATCTCTGAGCCTCATATCCGTGTGAAACAATTTCCTCATGAACTTTCAGGAGGGATGAGACAGCGTGTCATGATTGCCATTGCACTTGCTTCAAATCCGCAATTACTGATCGCTGATGAGCCTACGACAGCCTTGGACGTTACCATTCAATCGCAAATTTTGCACCTATTGGCAGAATTAAAAGAAACGACAGGTATGTCGATGATCCTCATTACACACGACATTGGGGTTGCTGCAGAGATCTCTGATCGTATTGTCGTGATGTACGCCGGAACAATCGTTGAAGAAGGTGATGTGTTTGACATCTTTGAACAACCAAAGCATCCCTATACCGTTGGATTGTTCGAATCTGTACCCGTCGTGGATGGCGAAAGAAAACCGTCGCTTCCATCTATCCCTGGGACCATTCCATCGTTAGCGAATCTGCCTGAGGGCTGCCGTTTTCACCCGCGTTGTCCTTATGCGACGGAACAGTGTGTTCGTTCTTCCCCGCCATTAGTGACACTTAGTGAAGGACGCAAGGTTGCCTGTTTTCATCATGACATCGTTGATCATCAAAATTCTTTGACGAAGACCAAAAAGGAGGTGGTACAGGATGAGTGA
- a CDS encoding ABC transporter ATP-binding protein produces MSESTVLLEATNIKKYFPIKKGVLKKTVGHVRAVDDVSLTIRKGETFGLVGESGSGKSTLGRVLLQLQALTSGTVQFKGQPIHNANAQQLRAIRKHMQIIFQDPFASLDPRFTIRDIIAEPFQIHQMLKGQALDNKIDDLLQRVGLDPQRKHAYPHEFSGGQRQRVGIARAIALQPDFIVADEAVSALDVSVQAQVINLLKDLQQDLGLTYLFIAHGLNVVRHISDRVGVMYLGQLVEVGPTDALYETPAHPYTKALIDTNPNPNPYKRKKRILLKGEIPSPANPPSGCRFHTRCPIATDTCKTEAPSLKAFGQDRLVACHYPIQDH; encoded by the coding sequence ATGAGTGAATCAACGGTGTTGCTTGAGGCTACAAATATTAAAAAGTACTTTCCTATTAAAAAAGGTGTGCTCAAAAAAACCGTTGGTCATGTTCGTGCCGTGGATGATGTATCATTGACGATTCGTAAAGGAGAAACCTTTGGCTTAGTCGGTGAATCGGGTTCAGGCAAATCAACGTTAGGCAGGGTGCTGTTACAGCTCCAAGCATTGACAAGTGGCACTGTACAGTTCAAAGGTCAGCCTATTCATAACGCAAATGCTCAACAACTACGAGCGATTCGTAAGCATATGCAAATCATCTTTCAAGATCCTTTTGCTTCATTAGATCCACGATTCACCATTCGTGACATTATTGCAGAACCGTTTCAAATCCACCAAATGCTCAAGGGACAAGCCTTGGATAACAAGATTGACGACCTTCTGCAGAGAGTGGGACTAGACCCACAGCGTAAGCACGCTTACCCTCATGAGTTTTCAGGTGGTCAGCGGCAGCGCGTAGGCATTGCTCGAGCGATTGCTCTACAGCCTGATTTTATTGTCGCCGACGAAGCAGTCTCTGCTCTCGATGTTTCTGTGCAGGCACAGGTCATTAATCTGCTCAAGGATCTCCAACAAGATTTAGGCTTGACGTACTTATTTATCGCACACGGATTAAATGTTGTCAGACATATCTCTGATAGGGTCGGCGTGATGTATTTAGGGCAACTGGTGGAGGTCGGTCCTACTGATGCATTGTATGAGACACCCGCTCACCCCTACACAAAGGCGTTAATTGACACCAACCCGAACCCGAATCCCTACAAACGAAAAAAGCGAATTCTGCTTAAGGGAGAGATTCCTTCTCCAGCCAACCCTCCGTCAGGCTGTCGCTTTCACACACGTTGCCCCATCGCGACAGACACTTGCAAAACGGAGGCGCCGAGCTTAAAAGCATTTGGTCAAGATCGTCTTGTTGCCTGTCATTATCCTATCCAAGACCATTAA